The following are from one region of the Arachis duranensis cultivar V14167 chromosome 10, aradu.V14167.gnm2.J7QH, whole genome shotgun sequence genome:
- the LOC107469936 gene encoding uncharacterized protein LOC107469936: protein MVNPRGECKAITLRSGKVVEETTPIQSHQEEETAREPKTKKEEEIPAPSPPKQVLKPYVSKAPYPQRLRKDGKDSQFSRFLEIFKKLQINIPFAEILEQMPLYAKFLKEFMTRKRNWGEKETVVLTEECSAIIQKKLPQKLKDHGSFQIPCIIGNMNIEKALCDLEASINLMSLAMIKRMRIEEAKPTRMALQLADRTFKFPHGVVEDLLVKVGEFIFPADFVVLDMEEEANTSIILRRSFLVTAGAIIDVQKGELVLRLHEEIMVFNVFKAMSYPKEAINECMMVDTIENLDQGVLKEEQCEETQEQDHQVSYGELPLEAMDKPVMIDKTSKMELGAPKLELKILPQV, encoded by the coding sequence ATGGTTAACCCAagaggagagtgtaaggccataacactaagaagtggaaaggtTGTAGAAGAAACAACACCAATTCAAAGCCACCAAGAAGAAGAAACTGCAAGGGAACCTAAAaccaagaaggaagaagagatcCCTGCACCATCCCCACCAAAGCAAGTCCTAAAGCCTTATGTGTCGAAGGCACCCTACCCACAAAGACTGAGGAAGGATGGAAAAGACAGCCAGTTCTCTAGATTCCTAGAAATCTTCAAGAAGCTCCAGATCAACATACCTTTTGCTGAGATACTagaacaaatgccactctatgctaAATTTTTAAAGGAGTTCATGACAAGGAAGAGGAATTGGGGAGAGAAAGAGACTGTAGTGCTCACTGAGGAGTGTAGTGCCATAATACAAAAGAAGCTTCCCCAGAAACTAAAAGATCATGGGAGCTTCCAAATCCCCTGTATCATTGGGAATATGAACATTGAGAAGGCATTATGTGATCTCGAagcaagcataaacctcatgtcTTTGGCCATGATAAAAAGAATGAGAATAGAGGAAGCcaagccaacaagaatggcactccaATTAGCTGACAGAACGTTTAAATTTCCCCATGGTGTGGTGGAAGATCTATTGGTGAAAGTGGGGGAATTCATCTTCCCAGCAGATTTTGTTGTGCTTGACATGGAGGAAGAAGCCAACACCTCAATCATCCTAAGAAGGTCATTCCTAGTTACTGCTGGAGCCAtaattgatgttcaaaaaggggagCTAGTCTTGAGATTACATGAAGAGATAATGGTTTTCAATGTCTTCAAGGCAATGAGTTACCCCAAGGAAGCCATTAATGAATGCATGATGGTGGATACCATTGAAAACTTGGATCAAGGAGTCCTAAAGGAAGAACAatgtgaagaaactcaagagcaAGATCATCAAGTCTCATATGGTGAGCTACCACTAGAGGCTATGGACAAACCAGTCATGATAGACAAGACAAGCAAGATGGAATTGGGGGCACCAAAGTTGGAACTGAAGATTCTACCCCAAGTTTAA